One genomic window of Caenorhabditis elegans chromosome I includes the following:
- the Y71F9AL.9 gene encoding CUE domain-containing protein (Confirmed by transcript evidence): MAPKESEKKIMQEKIAKVREVVDSVTNNDIIMVLHSFDLDVGKTISAFLEDGASSILGGWTTSDGVSVTAAKKKKNKSKKTETAAPETTQSAPAPAKAAPAPTVAAPASSSVTKSAAAPKPVVSAPAPADPLSTAFKAIRLALNDREKELKQSNASQFDTSTILKAIAALGGSSKPVANGKPAAAPTKQAVSPPPAAGPIKHATSQSSITSSVGADSGVNLSPTHKEDKKAASKTVTNTAGFQLTSSGLSADQLADLQKTLMLTMASRGVDASLITSSENVARRPKNNNNNNKSGEGKKGNKGAQKDQPKLSIL, encoded by the exons atggcaCCAAAGGAAAGCGAGAAGAAAATCATGCAGGAGAAAATCGCCAAAGTTCGTGAAGTCGTTGATAGTGTAACCAATAATGACATCATTATGGTTCTTCACTCATTCGATCTTGACGTTGGCAAGACAATTTCTGCTTTCTTGGAAG atggagcCTCTAGCATTCTTGGAGGATGGACCACATCAGATGGAGTCAGTGTAACCGCAgctaaaaagaagaagaacaagagCAAGAAGACTGAAACAGCTGCCCCGGAAACGACGCAAAGTGCTCCAGCGCCTGCTAAAGCGGCTCCAGCTCCAACTGTAGCCGCCCCAGCCTCTTCTTCGGTAACTAAATCAGCTGCTGCACCTAAACCAGTTG TCAGTGCACCAGCTCCAGCTGATCCGTTGTCGACAGCTTTCAAGGCTATCCGACTCGCATTGAACGACCGCGAGAAGGAGTTGAAGCAGTCAAACGCTTCACAATTTGATACCTCTACAATTCTCAAAGCAATTGCTGCTCTTGGAGGATCTTCAAAGCCGGTTGCCAACGGAAAGCCAGCAGCAGCTCCAACGAAGCAGGCGGTTTCTCCACCTCCAGCCGCTGGGCCAATCAAGCACGCTACTAGTCAGTCAAGCATCACTTCATCCGTCGGAGCAGATTCAGGTGTTAACCTCAGCCCAACACACAAAG aagataaGAAAGCCGCATCAAAGACAGTCACCAACACGGCTGGCTTCCAACTCACTTCATCGGGACTCAGCGCCGATCAGTTGGCTGATCTTCAGAAGACACTCATGCTCACAATGGCATCTCGTGGCGTCGACGCTTCCCTGATCACCTCTTCGGAAAACGTTGCACGCAGAccgaaaaataacaacaacaacaataagTCAGGCGAGGGCAAGAAAGGCAACAAGGGAGCCCAGAAGGATCAGCCAAAGCTGTCCATTTTGTAA
- the Y71F9AL.8 gene encoding Myb_DNA-bind_3 domain-containing protein (Confirmed by transcript evidence), which produces MGNQRHHYNDYEDVRMLKWVARNDKSLGPFGIITWQLYVEAYNCPYSVQSLCGRMRRQIVPNIDYYSRHLKSSDLISLERRFGSRLGAETRKYIRNLAVKTVKIVQVVASRPVEKNSEIEVQKVASLELQAAPTAPTTSAAQLGKTKSPGARTQRIERNDELSRDVFESSCASTIVEPEPPQEEPPQRSHNWKTEMRKIAGQAAQAINDLIRQTVENNDFNKKMFAELENQQNLDHLYGKMFDDPNKADWIMIDVKKFTENHLRMQYFRKIREELHKRFTNQHIIRAVFCFFQFFEYYVTVCVDESTDNYILLMNKVLEMSIKLLPLYIVHC; this is translated from the exons atgggaAACCAACGACATCATTATAACGATTACGAAGATGTGAGAATGCTCAAATGGGTTGCCAG AAATGACAAGAGCCTTGGACCGTTTGGAATAATCACGTGGCAACTGTACGTTGAAGCCTACAATTGTCCGTATTCAGTGCAATCACTGTGTGGACG AATGCGACGTCAAATTGTCCCGAATATCGATTATTACTCTCGACATTTGAAATCTTCGGATTTAATTTCACTTGAGAGACGTTTTGGGTCAAGACTCGGTGCTGAGACTCGAAAATa caTTCGAAATTTGGCAGTAAAAACCGTGAAAATCGTGCAAGTAGTTGCAAGCCGCCCGGTggagaaaaattctgaaattgagGTGCAAAAGGTCGCAAGCTTGGAGCTTCAAGCGGCTCCGACGGCTCCGACGACCAGCGCAGCACAATTGGGCAAAACAAAAAGTCCTGGAGCAAGAACTCAACGGATCGAAAGAAATGATGAGTTATCCCGTGATGTGTTCGAAAGTTCTTGTGCTTCGACAATTGTGGAGCCAGAGCCTCCACAAGAAGAGCCTCCACAGAG atcacaCAATTGGAAGACGGAAATGCGAAAAATAGCCGGCCAAGCAGCTCAAGCAATTAACGATTTGATCCGACAGActgttgaaaataatgatttcaATAAG aaaatgttcgcTGAACTCGAGAACCAACAAAATCTAGACCACCTGTACGGAAAAATGTTCGACGATCCAAATAAAGCCGATTGGATAATGATTGATGTCAAAAAGTTCACTGAAAACCACCTTCGCATGCAATATTTCCGTAAAATACGCGAAGAGCTACACAAAAGATTCACCAATCAGCATATCATTCGTGccgttttttgctttttccaattttttgagtattaTGTGACAGTTTGTGTTGAT gaGTCCACCGACAACTACATTCTGCTAATGaacaaagttttggaaatgtCCATCAAATTGTTGCCACTTTATATTGTTCATTGTTGA
- the dnc-5 gene encoding Dynactin subunit 5 (Confirmed by transcript evidence), whose product MDLPIVYYDETEWAKTHTGNKVNKKHAIAGTQNILIAGKTIIEEGVTIRGDLATVKIGKYCVLKSRCNIRPCMKIFSKKPTMCNVMIGDYVFIEEECVVNAAQIYAFVHLGARAVLGNGCVIRECSRVLPDTVVPADALFPPYSTIGGNPAQVVGTEPRCTENLMMEAITMYYDNFVPKQRAIA is encoded by the exons ATGGATCTTCCAATTGTCTACTACGATGAGACGGAATGGGCGAAGACGCATACGGGAAATAAAGTGAATAAGAAGCATGCAATTGCTGGAacacagaatattttaattgctggaaaa ACAATAATCGAGGAAGGAGTGACAATTCGCGGTGATCTGGCGAcagttaaaattggaaaatattgtGTTCTAAAGTCTCGATGTAACATCCGTCCATGCATGAAAATATTCagcaaaaaaccaacaatGTGCAACGTTATGATTGGTGATTATGTATTTATTGAAGAAGAATGTGTCGTCAATGCCGCTCAAATCTACGCATTTGTACATCTTGGAGCTCGTGCGGTGCTCGGAAATGGTTGTGTGATTCGAGAATGTTCGAGGGTTCTTCCGGATACTGTAGTTCCAGCGGACGCACTTTTTCCACCGTACTCAACGATCGGCGGGAATCCTG CTCAAGTGGTCGGCACTGAACCCCGTTGCACCGAGAACCTGATGATGGAGGCCATAACGATGTACTATGATAATTTCGTACCGAAACAACGAGCTATCGCataa